The Halalkalicoccus subterraneus genome includes the window ATCCGGCGCTTTCTACGCATATGAGCGACTCAGACGGCGTCGTCCGCGCGAGCGAGATCGGCGAGACGGACGCCCCGCCGGTAGAGGAGAAACCCTACAAGATCGTCTTCGAGGCCAACAAGTGCTTCGGCGCGGGGAAATGCGCGGAGGCCTCCCGGAACTGGGAACTCGACTTCGAGACGGGGATCGCAAAGCCCCGGTCGTACTTCATCACCGAGGAGGAACTCGATGAAAACGTGCGGGCGGCCGAACTCTGTCCGGCGAAGAAGGACCGCGGCGTGATACACGTCGTCGACCGCCGTACCGACGAGGAGATCGCCCCCGATCCCCACGGCGACGGGACGCTGAGCGTCGACTGGTAGGCGTTAGTTTGGCTTTCGAACCGATTGATCGGTCTCGTGTTGGGTTTTCGACGCCGAAAGCGCCCGGTCGACGAGGCTGCCGTGGGCCCGTCGAAGTCGTTCGGAAAGTGCCTGGTGGGAGACGTCGAGTTCCTCGGCGAGTTCTGACATCGTCGTCTCCCGGGGAACCTCGTAGTAGCCCTCGTCCTTGGCCGTCGAGAGGGTTCGGTACTGCGAGTCGGTGAGCCCGAACTGCGATTCGTCGTCGTTGTCGAGCCGGTAGATCGAATCGACGGTGAGTTCCAGTCCGTTCTCCTCGCAGAACTCGTAGGTTCGCGACAGCGAGTCGTGATCGGGGAACATCACCTGGAGGTGCCACGTATCGCCGCCACAACGGGCCTGCGTGATCGCGCCGTCCTCCTCGAGCAACAGGTGGACGACGAGGTCGACCTCGTCGACCCAGTTCATACGATAGAAGCGCTCGCCGTCGAACTCGGCGAGCGTTGTGAACGCCTCGACGGAGGGGTCCTCGGACAACGCCGCCTCGAACGCTTCGAACTCGCCGGCCTGCACCCAGACGAAGGGGATGGCAGAATCGGCCTCCTGTGCGGCAAAGCGCTCGATCTCGACGTACAGATCCGAGACCCGAGCGAAGGTAGTTCCCAGAGCGAACTGCTCTATGGGTACCTGGAAATCGGTGATCGTCGCCATGGTTTCCGAAGGTCCTTATCCCAAATAGGGGTTTCTACACCGGACGGATGCCGTCCGCAGGTTAGAGGTAGCCGCCGTCCCACTCGTCGGGCTTGTTCAGGTTGCCACAGGTCCCACACTCGATGCGGTCCATGCTGTCGACGGCCTCGACTATCGACTCGCAGTTCCCACAGTAAAACCCGTACTGCTCGTCGTACTCCTCGTCGGCGTAGGCGACGAAGAAGGGCCCGCTCTCGCCGGCCAGTTCCTCGCTTCGGTCGATGTGGACGGTCCCGTCGTCGGTCTCGACGGTCTCTTGAGGTTCGCTATCGGTTTCGTCCTCGTCCTCGGTCTCCGATTCGTTCTCGGCGAAGATATCGACGATGAGGTCCTCGCTTGCGATCTCGATGCGCTCCTGTTCGGCCTTCTCGAAGCCGAAGTACTCGAAGAATCCCTGTCCCTCGGCGTTGTCGGACAGCTCGCGGGCGCGAACGCTCTCGACGCCCGCCTCGTGGAGACGGTCACGGGCGGCCTCGAACAGCCCCGATCCCATCCCCATCCCGCGGAACTCGGTTGCGACGTGTAGCCAGTGGAGGGTCCCCTTCTCCCCGTTGATCTCGGCCTCGACGAACCCACCGACGTGGCCTTCGTCCTTCGCGACGAGCAACACGCTCTCCTCGTTTTCGATCAGGTCGGCCAGCCGGTCGGGGTTGAACTGATCGTTGAGGATCCCCTCGATCGCATCGGGACTGAGTGCATATGAGGCCTCCATTGAGCGCCGTGCGACGTCCTTGACCGTCTCGACGTCCTCCTCCGTGGCGTCCGTGATCTCCATACCACCCCTTCGACACCCGACCGGATAAAAGGGCCACCCGGCGGCAGTCCGTTCCGACTTTCCTTATCCGTCAGGGTACTTCGGCTCGCGCCGTTCGGCGCGTTCGAGCGCGCGCTCGATCACTGTCCGGACGTCGCCATGGAACTCCCCGCCGTGGCCCGCGTACATGTCCTCGACGTCCTCGGGGAGTCGATCGAGGATCCGACGGACGCTCTCGATCAGCTCCTCCCGGGACTGGCCGGTCATGTCGGTGCGCCCGAAGCTACCGTCATCGAACGCGCCGTCGTCGTGAACGACGACGTCGCCGCTGTAGATCGTCGACTCGCTCACGAACGCGAGGTGGTCGTCGGCGTGGCCCGGCGTGTAGATCGCCTCGCAGGTCTCGTCGCCGATCCGCACGGTATCGCCGTCCGCGAGTTCGTGCGTTCGACGGGGGTGGTCGGCGTACGCATAGCAGTCGGGATCGAACGCTTTAAGCACCGCATCGAGCTGCTCGACGTGATCGCCGTGTTGGTGGGTGAGAACGACCCGATCGAGGTCCTCGACGCGTTCTTCGATCGCGTCGACGACCCCCGGTACGGTGCCGGCGTCGATAAGCGTCGTCTCCTCGCCGGTGACCAGAAAGACGTTACAGGTGAACGTTTCGGCGTCGGCGGTCAGGTTGTAAACGGCCATGCCGGTATCTCGGCGGCCGGTCGTATAAGGGTTGTACCGCGTATCGACGGTCGCGGTGTTTCCGCGGTCGGGGATCTTCCAGCGGCGTAGATTTTTAGTGAACGGCTACACTATATGATCCTGTATGGGCTTTGGGAGCTACGATGAATCCGAACAGGAGAACCAGGACTACGACACCGACTTCGAAGACGACGACGGTGTCGACACGAACGAACACACCCACGACGGTGCGATGACGTTCGACAACGGCGCCTCGAACGACGAGCTCATCTCGCAGCTCGAAGAGATCAAAGAGGAGTGAGGTCCGGGAGCCGGGTGCTTGGCATCGCCGAGTCCTACCGCGGCGAGCGCTCGTCCGGCGATCCGAGCACGTTGGCCGGTGCAGTCGTGCGCGCGGATCGGGTCGTCGACGGTTTCGTTTTCGGTTCGCTCACCGTCGGCGGTCTCGATGGATGCGACGCCGTTTGCGAGCTTTGCTTCGAACTCGACCGCCAGGACGTTCAGTACCTCCTGCTCGCGGGAATCGCCCCCGCGTGGTTCAACCTCGTCGATCTACACGAACTCACAGAGCGGGTCGACCGCCCCGTCTGTGCGGTGAGTTTCGAGGAGAGTGCAGGCCTCGAAACGCCCCTCCGAGAGGCCTTTTCGGACGACGCGCTCGAATGCCGGCTCGCGATCTACGAGCGTCAACCGCCGCGTGAGCGTATCGAGGTGAACGACGAAGCATTGTTCTGGCGGGGCGTCGGCCTCGATTCCGGAGAGGCCCGCGAGCTTCTGCGGGCGCTGACGCCCGAGGGCGGGCGGCCCGAGCCGCTGCGGGTCGCACGGCTGGCCGCACGGGCGGCAGACCGGTTCCGAGAGGATTTGTAGGCGGCCGTCGAAACGGCGGCCATGGAGAACATGGACGGACCCCGCGTGACCCACTGCGAGCGCTGTCCCGCGCTCGTCGAATCCCGTTCGCGGATCGTCAACGGGGTCGGCCCGGAGGACACCGATCTGCTGATCGTCGGGGAAGGGCCGGGCGAACAGGAAGACAGCGAGGGAGAGCCCTTTGTCGGCCGGAGCGGGGCCGAACTCGACGAAAAGCTGGGCCAGTTCGGAATCGCCCGCGAGGACGTCCGGATCACCAACTGCGTGCGCTGTCGGCCGCCGGAGAACCGTGATCCGACCAAGGAGGAACTCGGGAACTGTCGGGGCTACCTCGAACACGAGATCGAACTGGTCGATCCCGAGCTCGTCATGACCGTCGGGAAGGTGCCGACCGAACACCTCTTGAAACGCGACGTGGCGGTGACGAAGGAGGCCGGGTCGGTCGAGGACTGCCGGATCGGCGGCGAGTCGAGGACAGTCCTCATCAGCGTTCATCCCGCCGCAATGCTCTACGACCGCTCGCAGGAGGCGACCTTCGAGTCGACGATCGAGGAGGCCGCGGCACTGATCGGGGCGGGCGGGAACGACCAGTCCCGACTGGACTCGTTTTAACACGACGGAAAGTACCTTTAGCGCGAGGGACGTAGGCCGACCCGTGAGCATGAACACGCAGGCGGCCGACGCTCCGGAAACGCTCGCGGAGGTCGTCATCGTCGACTACGGGCTGGGGAACCTCCGCAGCGTCACCCGCGGGCTGGAACGGGCAGGCGCCGCAGTCGAGATCACCGACGATCCCGAGGACTTCGCCGAGGCCGACGGGATCGTCCTGCCGGGCGTCGGGGCGTTCCGCGAGGGCGTCGAGAACGCCGGGCCGTACCGCGAGCCGCTTCTAGAGGCTGCAGAGCGGGGCCAGCCAGTATTTGGAATCTGTCTCGGGATGCAGATGCTGCTGACGAATAGTGAAGAAGCCGCCCACGACGGCGAGGGCGACGTTCGGGGGCTGGACCTGATCCCCGGGACGAACCTCCGGTTCGACCAGGGACAGAAGGTCCCCCACATGGGCTGGAACGAGCTGCACGTCGAACGTGAGCACCCGCTCGTGGAGGGCGTAGATGGAGAACACGCCTACTTCGTCCACTCGTACTACGCCGAGCCCGAGGATCCTACTAGTGTGGTCGCCACCACCGACTACGGAATCGAGTTCCCCGCGGTCGTCGCAAACGAGGCGGGCAACGTCTTCGGGACGCAGTTCCACCCCGAGAAGAGCGGCGAGACGGGCCTACAGATCCTGCGCAACTTCGTCGGGATCTGTGCCGAGGAATAGAACATCACCGTCGGGGAAATCGATTCTGCCCATCCGAATAGATAATCAAATGTATCATATGGTATGAAACGGAGCCTTCCCTACGTCGGTACGTTCATGTTCCTGCTCATCGGCCTCTACTTCCTCGCCTTTCCCGAGGCGCTTACCGATCCGACCACGCTCGTCTCGATGGGCCCGATTACGATCGCGGCGACGCTGCTGATCGTCGGTGCGCTCCGAGATTCAGTTCAGGTAGGGTCGCGAAAGTTCGACTGGAACGTCCTCGTCGGCGTCGCGTTCGTGTTACTCGGGGTTTCCGTCGGCGGATCGATGGTTCAAAGCGCCTTCTACGAATCCGGGGTGATGAGGTGGATTCTCGGGATCTGTGCGATTTTCGGGTGTGGATCGCTCGTCTGGATCGGGCTTCAGACAGCCGTTGACGGCCGCCACGTCGATCTCGATACCGAACCATCGAACGCCCGGGTAGCCGGGGTCGTGCTGTTCGCAGTCGTGTCGTTTCTCGCCGGTGTGGCCATCTGGTCAATCGTCCTCTAAGGCGGCGTGGGAGTCGACTGGCCGGCACTGTTATTATATTTCGACTGAATCAGTAGCCATGCGGAAGTTCCCCACCGGATTCGGCATCGTCCTGCTCACTCTCTTCGCTATCTTTGTGATCTGGGGCGGGTGGCCGTCGGATCCAGCAGCGCTCGTACAGCTCCTCACGTTCGTGCTCGCCGGTGCACTGCTTCTCGTTGGTGGCGTAATCGACGCGTTTTCGATTGACGATCGTACGGTCCGCTGGTACGTCCCGTTCGGCGTCGGGCTCTCGCTCGTCGGGCTTTCGTTCTCACTCGGCCTCCTCGTTTCCCCGTCGGTCGATGGTTCAATTGCACGGACGTTCGTCACGGTACTCGCACTCGTGAACGCCGTCCTGTTCGTCTACATCGGGGCCGATAACGCCCGCGGCAACACCTACGTGAACGCGCTGAAACCGCAATAATCCGGATACTAACTACCCGTCACGCTCGCCGTGGATCTCGACGGGATCGCCGATCACTATTCCCCCGACTTCTACAACATGAGTATTAACCATCAGTCGGAACGGGTGGTCGAACCGGTCCGAATCGGTCCACTCCGGTAGGGTCTCGCGGCGTTTCTCGATGAAACGCTTCCGAAACGCTTCGAGTTCCTCGCCGGTGTCGGGATCGCGCGAGGGGACCACACAGCGCTGACAGGGGTTGACACCCGCGAGGCGGATACTCCCGATGGAGAAGTCGACGACCCGGCCGTGATCCGAGAACAGGCGGTCCTCCCAGAAGGCCGGCACGCCCTCGATCTCGAGGTTCGCACGAAAGCGCCGCCGAACGCTCTCCATACCGAGGTCGAACCACGAGGCGACTTCCTCGACCGTCGCGGTACTGATGACCGTCGGGCCGGGGATCTCGGTGTCGTCGGGCATCCCGGTCTCGTCACGGATCAGCTCGATGGGGTTGTCGAAATGCTCCGAGAGGCGCTCGGCGAGTCCTTCGCGATCGGCCCCGTCCTCCAGTGCGAACTCGTGGGAACCGTCCCCGTCGCTCGCGAGGCGGACCCGATCGGAGCCGTCGTATTCCGTGTGTAGACGGTGAACCGCCGGGGTCCGCTTGCCGTTGACGTACTCTCCCTCGCCGTCGACCATCGCGTAGCGTCTGTCGCCCGCGATAGGTCCCGAAGAAGTGATCTCGGCACGCTCGGGCTCGAAGGCGTCGAGGGATTTGATCGAGAACAGCGAGATCCGCGCGAGCCGTGGGTTCATGTCGGGGACTGAACGCGAGGGGGTTTCGGTGTATCGACTGCCGTGGGGGCGGTCACGGTACGGCGGCCGACGCGAGGGCGGTCGCCAACTCGGCGACCGCATAAGCGGGGCGGGGAAGGGCTGGCGTTCCCGGAAGCGGCGCGTGATCAGGCGCCGCGACTAGGCGGTACCTGGTCGGAAATGAAAAGCGCGACCAATCGCTGTCCCGAGAAACGCAGCTGCGTTTCTCGTGGACCCGAAAATTGCTTTGCAATTTTCGACTGCCAAGCGATTACGAGGGCCTTCAGAGGAAGCTCCGGACCTCGGAGTACCACATGTCGTGTTCGTCGACCCTCCCGGTGGCTTCGGCGATCACCACCCCGAGCGCGTGCCAACAGCGCTCGCTTGGGTCCTCAGAGTCGAGGTTGTACTCGCTGTCCTTGCAGGTACAACCCCCATCCTCGACGACGTACTCCTCGTCGTGGCCGACGACGACGGTGAAATCGCGGTACTGCTTGATCCGTCCCTCGGTGACGGCCTCGATGGCCCGCACCCCCCGGTCGCCGTGAACCTCGATGATCCGCTCGGCTACCGGGCCGGTGATCGCCCCGGTTTCAGCGAGTTCCTCGCGCCACGCACCGACCGGATCGGACACACCGGGGGTTGGAACGGGGGTGGCTAAACCGGTTCGGTTCCGGCCGGGGATCGCATGGCTTTTCCCCCGCTCGCCACCGACGGAGAGCCATGCGCGTACGCGAGGGCGGGGTCGAGATCCACACTGGAGAAGCGTTTTACAACCCGGATCAGGAGTTGAATCGCGACCTGACGATCGCCGCCCTCCGCGCGTACCGTGACCGAGAACCCCGGGCCGAGCGGTATCTCGACGCGATGAGCGCGTCCGGTATCCGGGGAGTGCGGGCCGCCGCGGACGGCTGGGACGCGACGCTGTGTGATTACAAGACCGAGAACGCCGCGCTCTGTCGGGAGAACCTCGAACACAACGACCTCAACGGGACGGTGGAAAACCGCGACGCCAACGCCCTGCTTCACGAGGGGCTGTTCGACGTGGTCGATCTCGACCCCTACGGCACGCCGATCCCCTTCGCGGACGCCGCCTTCGCGAACGCCCGCAACCTCGTCTGTGTGACCGCGACCGACACCGCCCCGCTCTGTGGCGCGCACTTCGAGAGCGGCGTCAGGAAGTACAGCGCCGTCCCCCAGAACACCGATTATCACTCCGAGATGGGGTTGCGAATCCTGCTGTCGGCGCTCGCTCGCACCGCCGCACGTTACGACGTCGGAGTCGTCCCGATCTTCAGTCACGTCACCCGCCACTACGTGCGAACCTACCTCGATCTGGAACACAGCGCGACCGATGGCAACGCGGCGATCGAGCAATTGGGGTATCTCGATCACTGCGAGGACTGTCTCCATCGCGAGGTCACGGAGGGGCTGATCGCCGACCCGTGGGATGGTTGCCCGCTATGTGACTCAAACCGAACACTGACGGCGGGGCCGGTCTGGCTGGGGCCGATCCGAAATCGGGAATTCGTCGAGCGAGTGGGCGAACACATCGACGAGGAGTGGGGCAGTGCGAAGCGCGCTCATCGGCTCGTCGACGCGATCGCCGGCGAACTCGACTACCCGACCCACTACGACCAGCACCGCCTCTGTAAGGAGTGGGGCCGGCCCGCAGAATCGATGGACGAGTTCCTCGGAGCGCTCCGCGAGGCCGGATACGATGCCGCGCGGGCACACTACCACGGAACCGCGTTCAAAACCGACGCGACCGTCGAGGAGATCCGGGACGTGGTGATGACGACGGGGGCGGGGGCTTGCGAATGACATCCCCCGAGTATTTGTATCTGCCCGACCCAATCCCGGTGTGAATCGTCGCATGAGGAGCGCCGTCGGTATCGGCCGTGACGTCGTCGAGGAGGTGCAGGAGAACGAAGCCACGTTCCTTGCGGCGAGCATCGCGTACTACGCCTTCGTCTCGCTCATCCCGCTGTTGCTGTTCTGTTTCGTCGCCGTGAGCGCGATCGGAGGTCAGGAGCTCGCGGATCAGATCCTCAATCAGACGAGCAATTTCCTCGCACCCGCGGGCCAGGAGGCTATCGAGGGGGCGATCACTGGCGAGACGGGGCGGGGCGGGGCGACCCTCGCCGGCACGGGCGTGTTGCTGTGGAGCGCGCTGAAGCTGTTCAGGGGCCTCGATACCGCCTTCTCGATCGTCTACGATTCCGGTGGCGATAAGTCGATCATCGGACAGATCGTCAACGCCCTGATCGTCTTTCTCTCGATCCTGATCGCGGTCCTGGGAATGCTCGCGCTCGGGACAGTCTTCGCGCTCGTCCCCGCGATCCCCTTCATCGGCTACGTCACGCCACTGTTCGCACTCATCGCGCTCTCAGTGGTCTTCCTCCCGATGTACTACTTCATGCCCGACGTCGACGGGTTGACCGTGCGCGACGCGATCCCGGGGACGATCCTTGCGGGCGCGGGGTGGGCGGCGCTGCACTCGGTGTTCGGGCTGTACGCCTCGAACGCCGGCCAGTACGAGGCCTACGGCGTGATCGGCGGGGTCCTCCTCTTGCTTACCTGGCTGTATATCGGCGGCGTTCTGATCATCCTCGGAGCCGTACTCAACTCAGTACTCATGAACCGCGACAACGACACGGACGGCGCAGGCGAAGAGACCAGCGAAACGACCACGCCGATCGCCGACGGAGAGGGCGCGCGCGCAGCGACGGACTCCGCGCGCGGCCCGAGCCCCGACATCGGCGACGAGACCGACGAGGCGACCGACTCGACGCGAATAGCCGACGACGAGGCCGCCACCGGAAACCGCGGGCCCGCACCCGACGTCGTCGGCCTGCAGGACGAGGTGCGTTCGCTCAGAAGCGACCTCGACACCTTCCAGGCCGACATCGAGTCGAAAACCGTCGACAAGGACGACGTCGAATCCGACCTGAAGGGCTACGTCAGAAAGCGCATCAGGCGGGGCCATGCCACCGGATGGGGGCCGTACCTCGTCCTGCTCTACGGGACGATCATGACGCTTGGGGCCTTCTTCTTCCTCTCGGGCGGCTGGGCCATCGCCGCGATGCTCGTTCTCTGGCTCTCGACGCTCGGGCTGTACGTCGTGATGGTCACGATCGGGACCGGGCTGGGCGTACTCGGCTTCCCCGGTCGGGTCAACGACGCGATCCGCAACTGGCGCGGGAACTAAACGAACGAGTTCGTAACGATACGACGGGACGAACAGGGGCAACGCAATTCGGCGTACTCGCTACGGATCGATGTCGACGAGCGGCCCGCGGATAAAAAAACGGCAGCTATCGACTCAGAACTTCTCGAGGTACCGGTCGGTTTCCCAGCTGCTGACGTGGGTCTTGTAGTCGGCGTAGTCGGCACGTTTCGCCTGAAGGAACTTCTCGGTGACGTGCTCGCCGAGCGCCTCGGTGATCACTTCGTCGGCCTCCAGTGCGTCTGCCGCGCGTTCGAGGTTCGGCGGGAGCGTCGTGATGCCGTACTCCTCACGTTTCTCGTCGTCGAACTCGTAGATGTCCTCGCGAACGGGCTCGCCCGGATCGGCGTCGTTCTCGATGCCGTGCAGGCCAGCGCCGATGATCGCCGCCAACGCCAAGTAGGGGTTACACGAGGGGTCGGGGTTGCGGATCTCGAAGCGAGCGCTGGTGCCCGCGGCGTCGGGGACGCGCACGAGCGCCGAGCGGTTCGTATCGGACCACGCGACGTAAACGGGCGCCTCGTAGCCCGGTACCAGCCGTTTGTAGGAGTTCACCGTCGGGTTGGTGACCGCGGCGAACGCCTCGGCGTGGTTCAGGATGCCGCCCATGAACTTGTAGGCGAGTTCCGAGAGGTTGAACTCGTCATCGTCGTCGGCGAAGGCGTTGCCGTCCTCGTCGAACAGGCTGATGTGACTGTGCATCCCCGAGCCGTTGATCTCGGCGATCGGCTTGGGCATGAACGTCGCGTGTAGGTCGTTCTGTGCGGCGACCGCTCGGACCACCGAGCGGAAGGTCGCGATGTTGTCCGCGGCGTCCAGCGCGTCGTCGTACTTGAAGTTGATCTCGTGTTGGCCCTCTGCGACCTCGTGGTGGGAGGCCTCGATCTCGAAGCCCATGTCCTCCAGCGCGAAGATGATGTCCCGGCGCACGTCGCTCGCCAAGTCCTTGGGCGCGAGATCGAAGTAGCCGCCCTTGTCGTGGGGGATCGTCGTCGCGTTACCGTTCTCGTCGGTCTCGAAGAGGAAGAACTCGGGTTCGGGGCCGATCGAGGCCGTATAGCCCATTTCGTCGGCCTTCTCCAGAACGCTCTTTAAGACCTGTCGCGGGCCACCCGCAAAGGGCGTGCCGTCGGTGTGTGCGACGTCACAGATCAGGCGCGCACTCGCGACATCGCCGTCCGAGCGCCACGGGAGGACCTCGAACGTGGTCGGGTCGGGTTCGAGGCGCATGTCCGATTCCTGAATGCGAACGAACCCCTCGATCGAGGAGCCGTCGAACCAGATCCCCTCGTCGAAGGCCTTCTCGGCCTGACTCGCGGGGATCGCGACGTTCTTGACTG containing:
- a CDS encoding glutamine synthetase family protein is translated as MANGNLTSEEQSVLKRIEDENVKFLRLQFTDITGTVKNVAIPASQAEKAFDEGIWFDGSSIEGFVRIQESDMRLEPDPTTFEVLPWRSDGDVASARLICDVAHTDGTPFAGGPRQVLKSVLEKADEMGYTASIGPEPEFFLFETDENGNATTIPHDKGGYFDLAPKDLASDVRRDIIFALEDMGFEIEASHHEVAEGQHEINFKYDDALDAADNIATFRSVVRAVAAQNDLHATFMPKPIAEINGSGMHSHISLFDEDGNAFADDDDEFNLSELAYKFMGGILNHAEAFAAVTNPTVNSYKRLVPGYEAPVYVAWSDTNRSALVRVPDAAGTSARFEIRNPDPSCNPYLALAAIIGAGLHGIENDADPGEPVREDIYEFDDEKREEYGITTLPPNLERAADALEADEVITEALGEHVTEKFLQAKRADYADYKTHVSSWETDRYLEKF
- a CDS encoding tRNA (guanine(26)-N(2))-dimethyltransferase, with the protein product MRVREGGVEIHTGEAFYNPDQELNRDLTIAALRAYRDREPRAERYLDAMSASGIRGVRAAADGWDATLCDYKTENAALCRENLEHNDLNGTVENRDANALLHEGLFDVVDLDPYGTPIPFADAAFANARNLVCVTATDTAPLCGAHFESGVRKYSAVPQNTDYHSEMGLRILLSALARTAARYDVGVVPIFSHVTRHYVRTYLDLEHSATDGNAAIEQLGYLDHCEDCLHREVTEGLIADPWDGCPLCDSNRTLTAGPVWLGPIRNREFVERVGEHIDEEWGSAKRAHRLVDAIAGELDYPTHYDQHRLCKEWGRPAESMDEFLGALREAGYDAARAHYHGTAFKTDATVEEIRDVVMTTGAGACE
- a CDS encoding endonuclease dU codes for the protein MRSGSRVLGIAESYRGERSSGDPSTLAGAVVRADRVVDGFVFGSLTVGGLDGCDAVCELCFELDRQDVQYLLLAGIAPAWFNLVDLHELTERVDRPVCAVSFEESAGLETPLREAFSDDALECRLAIYERQPPRERIEVNDEALFWRGVGLDSGEARELLRALTPEGGRPEPLRVARLAARAADRFREDL
- a CDS encoding MBL fold metallo-hydrolase; translated protein: MAVYNLTADAETFTCNVFLVTGEETTLIDAGTVPGVVDAIEERVEDLDRVVLTHQHGDHVEQLDAVLKAFDPDCYAYADHPRRTHELADGDTVRIGDETCEAIYTPGHADDHLAFVSESTIYSGDVVVHDDGAFDDGSFGRTDMTGQSREELIESVRRILDRLPEDVEDMYAGHGGEFHGDVRTVIERALERAERREPKYPDG
- a CDS encoding YihY/virulence factor BrkB family protein, whose product is MRSAVGIGRDVVEEVQENEATFLAASIAYYAFVSLIPLLLFCFVAVSAIGGQELADQILNQTSNFLAPAGQEAIEGAITGETGRGGATLAGTGVLLWSALKLFRGLDTAFSIVYDSGGDKSIIGQIVNALIVFLSILIAVLGMLALGTVFALVPAIPFIGYVTPLFALIALSVVFLPMYYFMPDVDGLTVRDAIPGTILAGAGWAALHSVFGLYASNAGQYEAYGVIGGVLLLLTWLYIGGVLIILGAVLNSVLMNRDNDTDGAGEETSETTTPIADGEGARAATDSARGPSPDIGDETDEATDSTRIADDEAATGNRGPAPDVVGLQDEVRSLRSDLDTFQADIESKTVDKDDVESDLKGYVRKRIRRGHATGWGPYLVLLYGTIMTLGAFFFLSGGWAIAAMLVLWLSTLGLYVVMVTIGTGLGVLGFPGRVNDAIRNWRGN
- a CDS encoding ferredoxin, encoding MSDSDGVVRASEIGETDAPPVEEKPYKIVFEANKCFGAGKCAEASRNWELDFETGIAKPRSYFITEEELDENVRAAELCPAKKDRGVIHVVDRRTDEEIAPDPHGDGTLSVDW
- a CDS encoding MOSC domain-containing protein → MNPRLARISLFSIKSLDAFEPERAEITSSGPIAGDRRYAMVDGEGEYVNGKRTPAVHRLHTEYDGSDRVRLASDGDGSHEFALEDGADREGLAERLSEHFDNPIELIRDETGMPDDTEIPGPTVISTATVEEVASWFDLGMESVRRRFRANLEIEGVPAFWEDRLFSDHGRVVDFSIGSIRLAGVNPCQRCVVPSRDPDTGEELEAFRKRFIEKRRETLPEWTDSDRFDHPFRLMVNTHVVEVGGIVIGDPVEIHGERDG
- a CDS encoding uracil-DNA glycosylase gives rise to the protein MENMDGPRVTHCERCPALVESRSRIVNGVGPEDTDLLIVGEGPGEQEDSEGEPFVGRSGAELDEKLGQFGIAREDVRITNCVRCRPPENRDPTKEELGNCRGYLEHEIELVDPELVMTVGKVPTEHLLKRDVAVTKEAGSVEDCRIGGESRTVLISVHPAAMLYDRSQEATFESTIEEAAALIGAGGNDQSRLDSF
- a CDS encoding DUF5786 family protein, producing MGFGSYDESEQENQDYDTDFEDDDGVDTNEHTHDGAMTFDNGASNDELISQLEEIKEE
- a CDS encoding GNAT family N-acetyltransferase → MEITDATEEDVETVKDVARRSMEASYALSPDAIEGILNDQFNPDRLADLIENEESVLLVAKDEGHVGGFVEAEINGEKGTLHWLHVATEFRGMGMGSGLFEAARDRLHEAGVESVRARELSDNAEGQGFFEYFGFEKAEQERIEIASEDLIVDIFAENESETEDEDETDSEPQETVETDDGTVHIDRSEELAGESGPFFVAYADEEYDEQYGFYCGNCESIVEAVDSMDRIECGTCGNLNKPDEWDGGYL
- the hisH gene encoding imidazole glycerol phosphate synthase subunit HisH; protein product: MNTQAADAPETLAEVVIVDYGLGNLRSVTRGLERAGAAVEITDDPEDFAEADGIVLPGVGAFREGVENAGPYREPLLEAAERGQPVFGICLGMQMLLTNSEEAAHDGEGDVRGLDLIPGTNLRFDQGQKVPHMGWNELHVEREHPLVEGVDGEHAYFVHSYYAEPEDPTSVVATTDYGIEFPAVVANEAGNVFGTQFHPEKSGETGLQILRNFVGICAEE
- a CDS encoding helix-turn-helix domain-containing protein; protein product: MATITDFQVPIEQFALGTTFARVSDLYVEIERFAAQEADSAIPFVWVQAGEFEAFEAALSEDPSVEAFTTLAEFDGERFYRMNWVDEVDLVVHLLLEEDGAITQARCGGDTWHLQVMFPDHDSLSRTYEFCEENGLELTVDSIYRLDNDDESQFGLTDSQYRTLSTAKDEGYYEVPRETTMSELAEELDVSHQALSERLRRAHGSLVDRALSASKTQHETDQSVRKPN